A single Marinitoga aeolica DNA region contains:
- a CDS encoding bifunctional aspartate carbamoyltransferase catalytic subunit/aspartate carbamoyltransferase regulatory subunit, giving the protein METARNDFLGRSLTVINDLNVDEQLFLYRQTHRLKQKWSNKEDLSEFMINKNVGIYIVFIEPSTRTKESFINAAKFHKNAKVTIFDSNHSSFNKKESYVDTFNMLTGYSDYSIFVLRTKLEGTTKLLSESVSKFAIRNNLPIPSFINAGDGKHEHPTQELLDEFTFLEKNNFDNSFIHIALVGDLLHGRTVHSKVNGLKIFKNVKVDLIAPQEISMPLHYIEKMKKNGFEVRIFDSIENYLKQKDIAKIWYFTRLQLERMGEDILEKEFILRKAVTFKKDFLTLLPQNVKFYHPLPRHKIYPTIPTFLDDLPLNGWEKQAINGYWTRIILLSMFGGALKTNFDLTPQKEKKDEEFIINAPITNGTKGVQKDGKRGIKPIANGTIIDHIAKGKSSDEIYSTIMKIRKIMKLYDIDSADGIFKSEDGNLKGYISLPDRYLSKKEIKKLSAISPNVTVNIIKDSRVTEKYRIKLPPKVYGFEELRCKNENCITNPIHGENVKGSFIKDENGNLVCEYCETPHNYDEIWNI; this is encoded by the coding sequence TGTTGGTATTTATATTGTTTTTATTGAACCAAGTACCCGCACAAAAGAATCCTTCATTAATGCTGCTAAATTCCACAAAAACGCTAAAGTTACTATCTTTGATTCAAATCATTCCTCATTTAATAAAAAAGAAAGTTATGTTGATACATTTAATATGCTTACCGGTTATAGTGACTATTCCATTTTCGTTTTAAGAACAAAACTTGAAGGTACTACTAAATTACTTTCCGAATCTGTTTCAAAATTTGCTATTAGAAATAATCTCCCTATTCCCTCTTTTATAAATGCCGGCGATGGAAAACATGAACACCCTACTCAAGAACTTCTCGATGAATTTACTTTCCTTGAAAAAAATAATTTTGATAATTCTTTTATTCATATTGCTCTTGTTGGTGATTTGTTACATGGCAGAACTGTCCATTCAAAAGTTAATGGATTAAAAATCTTCAAAAACGTTAAAGTCGACCTTATTGCACCTCAAGAAATCTCAATGCCTTTACACTATATCGAAAAAATGAAAAAAAATGGTTTTGAAGTTAGAATTTTTGATTCAATTGAAAACTATTTAAAACAAAAAGATATTGCAAAAATATGGTATTTTACAAGATTACAATTAGAAAGAATGGGAGAAGATATTTTAGAAAAAGAATTTATTTTAAGAAAAGCTGTTACCTTCAAAAAAGATTTCCTTACTTTACTTCCTCAAAATGTTAAATTCTATCATCCACTTCCAAGACATAAAATATATCCTACTATTCCTACTTTCTTAGATGATCTTCCATTAAATGGTTGGGAAAAACAAGCAATCAATGGTTATTGGACAAGAATTATTTTACTATCTATGTTTGGTGGAGCTTTAAAAACAAATTTTGATTTAACCCCACAAAAAGAAAAAAAAGATGAAGAATTTATAATAAATGCACCTATTACAAACGGCACAAAAGGTGTCCAAAAAGATGGTAAAAGAGGAATTAAACCTATAGCAAATGGAACTATTATAGATCATATTGCAAAAGGTAAGAGTTCAGATGAAATTTATTCAACTATTATGAAAATAAGAAAAATAATGAAATTATATGACATAGATAGTGCAGATGGAATATTCAAATCAGAAGACGGAAATTTAAAAGGATACATAAGCTTACCAGATAGATACCTTTCCAAAAAAGAAATCAAAAAATTATCTGCAATTTCACCTAATGTAACTGTAAATATTATAAAAGATTCAAGAGTTACAGAAAAATATAGAATAAAACTTCCACCAAAAGTCTATGGTTTTGAAGAATTAAGATGTAAAAATGAAAATTGTATTACTAATCCTATTCATGGTGAAAATGTAAAAGGCTCCTTTATAAAAGATGAAAACGGAAATTTAGTATGTGAATACTGTGAAACACCTCATAATTATGATGAAATATGGAATATTTAG